The following are encoded in a window of Lactobacillus intestinalis genomic DNA:
- a CDS encoding cytochrome C5, producing MAHMSRREYRMKHNHNSQSAMQSKTKYENAKSKNINQFRKSRGLSTNNISIDTSSATQANEQHLKLNFWNIFADRPYISVAVIVVAIFLIMAKLWWGLLILMAIVGIGIFVIGHSHHPNQVLSLEFKMKASRKLSMLRAIQFGCSILMFLATYMKQVVSVNFSSAGSTDSFNVITNILSNRGGSYGQQGTYFLNLLNTFSGGQLWSSYRYATNSAQMMNSPSGRWIVMWVLLLMIAPAFCVLAQFFKEPYSRNASLVAAIISTISFILTPIVMRRWIVGYAVENQMDAQAANSAITVGPMAYVAIACSLIVLVIATYRFIKKDNFE from the coding sequence ATGGCACATATGTCACGACGCGAGTATCGCATGAAGCATAACCATAACTCTCAAAGTGCGATGCAATCAAAAACTAAATATGAAAATGCAAAATCTAAAAATATCAATCAGTTTCGAAAATCAAGAGGGCTAAGTACCAACAATATTTCTATTGATACTAGTTCGGCGACGCAAGCAAATGAGCAACATTTAAAGCTGAACTTTTGGAATATCTTTGCGGATCGGCCCTATATTTCAGTTGCTGTAATCGTAGTGGCGATCTTTTTGATTATGGCTAAACTCTGGTGGGGACTTTTAATTTTAATGGCCATCGTTGGAATTGGGATCTTTGTGATTGGGCACAGTCACCATCCTAATCAAGTCTTGAGTTTAGAATTTAAGATGAAGGCGTCTCGAAAATTGAGCATGCTTAGGGCTATTCAGTTTGGATGTTCAATTTTGATGTTTTTAGCTACCTATATGAAGCAGGTTGTTTCTGTAAACTTTTCTTCTGCTGGCTCAACAGATAGTTTTAATGTGATTACTAATATTCTTTCTAATCGAGGAGGAAGTTATGGTCAACAAGGGACCTATTTTTTGAACCTGTTGAATACTTTTAGTGGAGGACAACTCTGGAGTTCATATCGCTATGCGACAAATAGTGCGCAAATGATGAATTCGCCATCAGGTAGATGGATCGTGATGTGGGTTTTACTATTAATGATTGCGCCAGCCTTTTGTGTATTGGCTCAATTTTTCAAAGAGCCCTATTCACGCAATGCTAGTTTGGTAGCAGCCATTATTTCTACAATCAGTTTCATTTTGACGCCGATAGTCATGCGTCGATGGATTGTTGGGTATGCCGTTGAAAATCAGATGGATGCTCAAGCGGCAAATAGTGCCATTACAGTGGGACCAATGGCCTATGTAGCGATTGCATGTAGTTTGATCGTTTTAGTTATTGCGACATATCGCTTCATTAAAAAAGATAATTTTGAATAA
- a CDS encoding MFS transporter, with the protein MQKDKTNLPKGWHKAFYTLWLGCFITGMGYSMTMPFISLFISDLGNYSKLQINLYSGLAFAMTFIAQAIVSPYWGNLADRKGRKLMCMRASGVMALTITLTGLAPNAIYIVVMRFIQGAFSGYINNATALMAGETPHERSGWVMSQMMTAGTAGNLVGPLLGGALSSFFGNLFGGAWGYRIPFFITGVLMFLVFLGTTFFVHEDFTPISREKMKPMKEIMKSLPSVKLIVVMFITTMLVQSSTMSIDPIVSLYVKSMMPHSRDVALVAGIVAATPGLGTLIAASKIGHKMDEIGPLKVLRIGLIVGFVLFIPMALTNNPWVLAGLRFLLGIASAGMLPAAQTVLTLSTPSESFGRIFSYNQSFQAIGAVLGSLMGSTISGLSSYSTVFWVTGFTLLLNFLLVLIFAWGKSYQE; encoded by the coding sequence TTGCAAAAGGATAAAACAAATTTACCAAAAGGTTGGCACAAAGCGTTCTACACACTTTGGTTAGGCTGTTTTATTACTGGAATGGGATATTCGATGACGATGCCATTTATTTCATTGTTTATCTCAGATTTAGGAAATTATAGCAAACTGCAAATCAACCTCTATTCAGGATTGGCATTTGCGATGACTTTTATTGCCCAGGCAATAGTTTCACCATATTGGGGAAATTTAGCCGATAGAAAAGGTCGCAAACTCATGTGTATGCGAGCTTCCGGTGTTATGGCGCTAACGATTACTTTGACTGGACTAGCACCAAATGCCATTTATATCGTGGTTATGCGTTTTATTCAGGGTGCTTTTTCGGGATATATCAATAACGCTACTGCATTAATGGCTGGAGAAACTCCCCATGAGCGCAGCGGATGGGTAATGAGTCAGATGATGACCGCCGGAACTGCCGGCAACTTGGTAGGACCATTACTTGGTGGTGCGCTCTCTAGTTTCTTTGGCAATTTATTCGGTGGCGCATGGGGATACCGAATTCCATTCTTTATTACTGGGGTTTTAATGTTTTTAGTCTTTTTAGGCACGACATTCTTTGTTCATGAAGACTTCACGCCAATTTCTCGCGAAAAGATGAAACCAATGAAAGAAATCATGAAAAGTTTGCCAAGTGTAAAATTGATCGTAGTTATGTTCATCACTACTATGCTTGTGCAATCTTCAACCATGTCAATCGACCCAATTGTTTCATTATATGTAAAATCGATGATGCCTCATAGTAGAGATGTCGCTTTAGTGGCTGGTATCGTAGCTGCAACACCGGGGCTGGGAACTTTGATCGCTGCTTCAAAAATTGGTCATAAAATGGATGAAATTGGACCACTTAAGGTATTGAGAATCGGTTTGATCGTTGGCTTCGTGCTCTTTATCCCGATGGCTTTGACTAATAATCCTTGGGTCTTGGCAGGATTAAGATTCTTATTGGGAATTGCCAGTGCGGGGATGCTGCCAGCTGCGCAGACTGTGCTCACTTTAAGCACACCAAGTGAAAGTTTCGGCCGAATTTTCTCATATAACCAGTCTTTCCAAGCAATTGGGGCAGTCTTGGGATCTTTGATGGGATCAACCATTTCAGGGTTATCAAGCTACTCTACCGTCTTCTGGGTAACCGGCTTTACTTTATTGCTTAACTTCCTGCTTGTCCTCATTTTTGCTTGGGGCAAAAGTTATCAAGAATAA